From the genome of Desulfonatronovibrio magnus:
GAACTGGAGGGACATAACCAGGTCGGTCAGGTTCTCCTTAAGCTCATCGCTTACAAAAGATTTGGAGGATACTTCCAGGGTATCCAGGTCCAGCTGTGATGTTATCTTTTCTGGAAGATAATAGCGGATAAAATCCCTGGCATAGACCTCCCGGCCCAGGATGTTCTTTACAAAGCTGTCGTGTGCCTTTGGTACTTTCTTGCTCATGCATTAATTTCTTAATTCTTTTTGGGAGAGTAAGCAAGTCCATATTAAGGTTTTGATCTAAAAACATATCCCATAATGCAACTCAAAGAACCTGTCCCCAGTTTCGTTCTTTCTTGTTCGGCATTATCATTGTTTCAATCCATGTTGCTTCAAGGTCTTCTCGACACTCTCGCACCACTGGACAAGACTGTCGATCTCCGGCTCTGTCAGGGGGCGGCTGATCTGGCACTTCAGGTCCCGACCCGCAGGGACAAAGAGACCTGTTGCATCTGCCTGCTTCCACAGGGCTCGAATCTCATCCTCTGGCACCGCTGATTTCTTTTCGACCCCGCCACGGTCACGCAAAGTTGTCCGTAACGTTTGCTTGTATACGGAATCAGGCGGATAGACAAAACACACGGCAACGTGTGTTCCGTCAATATCCACATTCAGAGAGAAGCCCTTTGTTCCCCAATGGATCGGCATGGCTCTGGACTTCGCAAGTTCCAGTATCCTGGCGAAAACGGCTTTGCCGTTTTCGTCAACGGAGGCAAGGAAGGCATCCTCGGTGACAACGGGTAAAGAACCGGATGACACTTGCTTCGGCTTCTCGGATTCCGTTCCAACGACGATCTCTTGAGAAAGCAGACGGGTTCCCCCGTCTGCCCGAAAAAACGTAAACTCTACGCATGTGACCCGAAGTCCCTTGGAACAGAGGAAGGCGGCTGTTTGCCGGATTTCGGGTGTGACACGCTGGCCAACGATAACAATACGTTGATCCTTGTTGAAAGCGATGGCTTCGTCGGCACCCAGCTTGAAATACTCCCGGTGGTGTTCTGCGAGACTTAGGGATTCGTCGTTCAGGTAAGACCTCAGAATTTCTTCAAGCTGAGCGGTGTCCAACCGCTCAGCAAAGGATGCATATTCAAGGGACTGGGCGATCGTATCGCGCGGTGTTCGATCACGCTTCAACTCGATCACCACAACATCGCCCTCTCGGTCAACTCCAAGTAGATCGATGAATCCGCCAAGATTCGTAACGATTTGACGTCCGATGATGAGAATACGGCTGTCTTCGACAATCCCGTCGGGGTTGGATTCAAGCCAGTCCTCAAGGATGGACTCTTCATGCTCGACCTGAAAAGGCGTTTGCAGGTATTCACTGAAGCGACCATCATTCTGTACGCCGAAGACTCTCATATTATTCTCTCTTGCCGAACGACAAGCTAACCAGCCGGCCTTGCCGGTCTGGTTGAGCGCCTGGTCCGCTGTGG
Proteins encoded in this window:
- a CDS encoding Rpn family recombination-promoting nuclease/putative transposase — protein: MSKKVPKAHDSFVKNILGREVYARDFIRYYLPEKITSQLDLDTLEVSSKSFVSDELKENLTDLVMSLQF
- a CDS encoding endonuclease NucS domain-containing protein, which produces MRVFGVQNDGRFSEYLQTPFQVEHEESILEDWLESNPDGIVEDSRILIIGRQIVTNLGGFIDLLGVDREGDVVVIELKRDRTPRDTIAQSLEYASFAERLDTAQLEEILRSYLNDESLSLAEHHREYFKLGADEAIAFNKDQRIVIVGQRVTPEIRQTAAFLCSKGLRVTCVEFTFFRADGGTRLLSQEIVVGTESEKPKQVSSGSLPVVTEDAFLASVDENGKAVFARILELAKSRAMPIHWGTKGFSLNVDIDGTHVAVCFVYPPDSVYKQTLRTTLRDRGGVEKKSAVPEDEIRALWKQADATGLFVPAGRDLKCQISRPLTEPEIDSLVQWCESVEKTLKQHGLKQ